One part of the Silurus meridionalis isolate SWU-2019-XX chromosome 26, ASM1480568v1, whole genome shotgun sequence genome encodes these proteins:
- the LOC124379758 gene encoding nischarin-like, with protein sequence MSSGRNSVFQVEDEDPLPGWSDCKTPVTLHQHFNLIRSTRLRGTTTSRVHPHPAQDPAVEEKPAAAQDPAVEEKPAAAQDPAVEEKPAAAQVPAVEEKPAAAQVPAVEKKPAAAQVPAVEVKPAQV encoded by the exons ATGAGCTCCGGGAGAAActccgtgttccaggtggaggatgaagaccctctgccgggatggAGCGACTGTAAGACCCCTGTAACG ctccatCAACACTTTAATCTCATAAGGAGCACGAGACTGAGAGGAACCACCACATCCAGAGTCCACCCACATCCAGCTCAAgatccagctgtggaggagaaaccagctgcagctcaagatccagctgtggaggagaaaccagctgcagctcaagatccagctgtggaggagaaaccagctgcagctcaagttccagctgtggaggagaaaccagctgcagctcaagttccagctgtggagaagaaaccagctgcagctcaagttccagctgtggaggtgAAACCAGCACAAGTTTAA
- the LOC124379804 gene encoding little elongation complex subunit 1-like codes for MQDTNTNKTKRAASDMPPPSAAKKPRLDAEHTKQSLISSALKTLQDSCDDLLSPNWIDALLKGKCELPSLTDEEKSVISKFCVNESLAETFLKAVLEKIKAEKESMGHELLQSLCRVYVGLCQKRRLS; via the exons atgcaggacaccaacacaaacaa AACAAAGAGAGCTGCATCAGACATGCCACCACCCAGTGCTGCTAAAAAGCCTCGACTTGATGctgaacacacaaaacaatcccTCATCAGTagtgcattaaaaacactgcaggattccTGTGATGATCTTTTATCTCCAAACTGGATTGATGCACTACTGAAAGGGAAATGTGAACTTCCTTCActgacagatgaagaaaaatctgtcatttctAAGTTTTGTGTGAACGAG TCGTTGgcagagacgtttctgaaaGCGGTTTTGGAGAAGATCAAGGCGGAGAAAGAGTCTATgggacatgaactcctgcagtctctctgtagggtttatgtgggTTTGTGTCAAAAGAGGAGACTCTCATAA
- the LOC124379803 gene encoding LOW QUALITY PROTEIN: uncharacterized protein LOC124379803 (The sequence of the model RefSeq protein was modified relative to this genomic sequence to represent the inferred CDS: inserted 2 bases in 1 codon) — protein sequence MDEVMLKELVLSFLPGLSDGTLTSLLNGLQELGVEQETDIVKYIRPIQCRKLLHGFKGLEIVQLELFPVTSPTFAASTLNTPCTIPVRTQDTISSSSSQLGKPWHADFQVNWDRMPAAIARALANKTRPSPSDRKDMVKAVVDQMLEHDSNPSRAICHNIVRSIVRSHANCFADVAKNGDILGDGCYSLLQQIKTRVEYKNRNNTLVRRRRERRPQSKGANEGMIRGPVDQYGCVRWSPVEFPPGETEASLHAMKSYLLDIYSEEGIVGAEXAEPLMEKTYVIQRRYLNSMPAPAIAVVMEEWPYLFSLKGIFSHFTLLTDVPILMKLRKALDKNYNTILKFFQGVNYQGVKDVLATFEPEASDKTAIVLLLLMAYFKDPKDSIVLDVDVTH from the exons ATGGATGAAGTAATGCTGAAGGAATTGGTGTTGTCATTCTTACCGGGTCTCTCTGATGGAACTCTGACTTCACTCCTGAATGGGTTGCAAGAACTTGGTGTGGAACAAGAGACAGATATAGTGAAATACATTCGACCTATTCAGTGTCGAAAGTTACTCCATGGCTTTAAAG GACTTGAAATAGTTCAGTTGGAACTATTTCCTGTTACCTCTCCAACTTTTGCAGCCAGCACCTTGAACACTCCTTGCACCATACCTGTCAGAACTCAAGATACTATTTCGTCTTCATCTTCACAACTTGGCAAACCATGGCATGCAGACTTCCAGGTTAACTGGGATAGGATGCCAGCAGCAATTGCAAGAGCATTAGCAAATAAAACAAGACCATCCCCCAGCGATAGAAAAGATATGGTGAAGGCAGTGGTTGATCAGATGCTGGAACATGACTCTAACCCATCCAGAGCAATTTGTCACAATATTGTTCGAAGCATTGTAAGAAGCCATGCAAATTGTTTTGCAGATGTTGCAAAAAATGGAGACATTCTTGGAGATGGTTGTTACTCTCTTTTGCAACAAATTAAAACTCGAGTGGAATACAAAAACAGGAACAATACTCTTGTGAGACGACGCAGAGAGAGAAGGCCACAAAGTAAGGGAGCAAATGAAGGCATGATAAGAGGCCCTGTAGATCAGTATGGCTGTGTAAGGTGGAGTCCTGTAGAATTTCCTCCTGGTGAAACTGAGGCATCATTACATGCCATGAAAAGTTATCTCCTTGACATCTACTCAGAGGAAGGCATAGTTGGTGCAGA AGCTGAACCTCTGATGGAGAAGACCTACGTCATCCAGCGACGCTATCTTAATAGTATGCCTGCACCAGCCATTGCAGTGGTTATGGAGGAATGGCCGTATCTCTTCTCACTAAAAG GTATTTTTTCACACTTCACTCTTCTAACGGATGTCCCTATCCTTATGAAGTTGCGAAAGGCCCTGGATAAGAACTACAACACCATCCTAAAGTTCTTCCAAGGAGTCAACTACCAGGGAGTGAAAGATGTTTTGGCTACTTTTGAACCAGAGGCATCAGATAAGACTGCAATCGTTCTACTTCTTCTGATGGCTTACTTCAAAGATCCAAAGGATTCCATTGTGCTTGATGTTGAT GTGACACATTGA